The following nucleotide sequence is from Primulina tabacum isolate GXHZ01 chromosome 2, ASM2559414v2, whole genome shotgun sequence.
GGAAATATACCTGGAATAATCATGAAGGATGGAGGCAACATGTATGTTTTGTATTTTAATAATCATGAGAAAATGTTCTTGGTTCGTTTTATTTCATAAACTAAACAATGTACCCCCTTTCAAATTCTTGGCATGAAATTAACAATTCTTGCTTTTTATTCACGATACTTCACATCAACAGTTTTAAATTCAAGTTCTCCATCTAAAGTCATCATTTATGGACACTTGACAGAACAGTGAgtttctttattttcttttatttttttgtttttggatTCTGAAGGTTTTCTGTAGGATGTTCAAATGGAATTAATAAACTTAAAGTGGCTTAGTTGAATAATATTTGTCTTTACTAATAAGAAATTTGTTCAACTCTGTTCCTGTGTTCATAGAACTCTGAAAAGTTCACAAATGTTTACATTATCATGCTTATTATTTCCAATATATTTAGTTGTTTCTTGCCTTTTTTTTCTTGTAGTAGGAATCGAATCGTTAACTTGTTCAGAGGCTCATCAAAAGTGAATACACCGTAAGATGCATTTCGGCTACTTATTGTTTTTTGCCTCATTAATGGTCAGTAATATGGACTAGTCTTAAATATAACAAGTTGGTAAACTTGAGTTCTCTCTGATGCTAACTCTTCCCATGCTTGACCTGCAACAGAGGCCGAATCCTTCCATGTACTAAGGATTTATTATGTCCTAGATGTAAGTATGCTATCCTTTTCTTCCTTCGAAAAAGTAGTATGTTTTTTAAGTGAACAAAATGTGATTACATCATTTCCGTAATTTGGATTTTGATTATCCTTCATTATTTTTGGTTGGTTTCAGTGTATAGAGCCTCTCCTCTCAATAAATTTCTTTCGTTTGTAACCTGAGAATTATTAAAAGTATGGTGGATTTCTCAGTGTGCTGTTTTTGGTTAAATAGTTTCTTCCATGTCTTTTAGCATGATGCTGCGTGTCGTGTTATTGCAAGATTGAAGAAGGAAGGGGATGAGGCTAGGTCATTATTGGCACATACTGAAAGACAGATTCTCTTGTCTTTTGCAGCTCCAAATGCTGCTGCATTAAGCAATGGGAAAAGAGTTTTTTGACTTGTTCAGTTAGCTTTGTTCTTTTCTAAATTCTTACTCTAGATATCTAATTCTGCATGCTTTCCTTTGCAGCTGAGGATGATGAGATGAGACCAGATGGGAAAAGAATCTGTTCAGGAATCTCGAGTAGTATTATTTACGATCTTACAGACTGTAATGCTTTTCTTCACAACAAAGGAAAAAGCGCCATGAATTTGAGGTTTTGGAAACATTGTTCATATATTATAGTCAATTGCCCTTTGTAACTTTGTTTTTTATGCCTGACGCGTGATTCAAGATATCACAATATTTCATTCGAAAGTAGTAGATGTCTGCATATGTTGCACATACATATCTAAGAGTTATGTGTGAGAACCTGTTTTTTTGtcgtttgatatgatttttgatCTTTTGAAATGATTATTATtcactttttatttttatacttttattttatttctaaacaTATATAAATTGTACTCGCAGGTAACAAGAAGaccaaattttgtttaaaatatgatgtTCCAAGATGTTGCTAAGCAAATTTAGTTGTTTTTTGTATTGTAGCAACATTGTATTTATTCATCGACTGAAATGTATCGCAGTGAACAGTTTCagcaattatatattattaccttgatttatattattttgattcattttacgttctttaaaagttttaatattattttatgttaaaatatcaaatgtatGAATTGATTGTGAAAAAAAGAATTAGAATATTGTTAAAAAATCTTGAAGTTAAGGCATTATAAAGTGTCCTTATAAACTGATATATGGACATTTTTCAGTGTCTTTGTAAATAGATTAAGGAGGAATCTATCATTGTCATTATATATAGTAATAGAAGACATTCAATTGTGTCCATATTAATATAAAACAAAGGCACTTATAAATGTCCTCATTAACACAAAAGGAGGCATTTGTAAGTGTCTTCATTACATGTCTTTGGTGACAATTTGCAATTTCTTTGTATCTTTAAATCGAGGTATTTATGATGTCGGTTTTAGTATTATATACTGACACTACATAATGTCACTAACCTTTAGCCGACACGAGAATAGACGACATTGTTTTCGGGTGTCACTAGAAGATAAATGTCACTATATTCTTAATCTAAGGACATTTTTGAATGCCACTAAAAGGCTATATTCTTGTAGCCGTGAGTTTTTT
It contains:
- the LOC142531538 gene encoding putative LRR receptor-like serine/threonine-protein kinase RFK1 isoform X2 is translated as MGGIQNNIARNLKFVFLTSNMLSGNIPGIIMKDGGNIRNRIVNLFRGSSKVNTPGRILPCTKDLLCPRSEDDEMRPDGKRICSGISSSIIYDLTDCNAFLHNKGKSAMNLR
- the LOC142531538 gene encoding uncharacterized protein LOC142531538 isoform X1; its protein translation is MGGIQNNIARNLKFVFLTSNMLSGNIPGIIMKDGGNIRNRIVNLFRGSSKVNTPGRILPCTKDLLCPRSEDDEMRPDGKRICSGISSSIIYDLTDCNAFLHNKGKSAMNLRFWKHCSYIIVNCPL